The following coding sequences are from one Kushneria phosphatilytica window:
- a CDS encoding peroxiredoxin, producing the protein MSLVAGDAVPDMTLAATSDQQINLTHMEGRQVVLYFYPKDATPGCTTEGQNFRDLSDDFHAVDTVIYGVSRDSLKKHENFRAKQCFPFELISDPDEQLCRAFDVIRMKKLYGKEHEGIERSTFLIDATGRIARVWRKVKVEGHAEEVLAAARALHAGDPIT; encoded by the coding sequence ATGAGCCTTGTAGCCGGTGATGCCGTCCCCGACATGACCCTGGCGGCGACCAGCGACCAGCAGATCAACCTGACCCATATGGAAGGACGTCAGGTAGTGCTCTATTTCTATCCGAAGGATGCTACCCCCGGCTGTACCACCGAAGGCCAGAACTTTCGCGATCTGAGCGATGACTTTCATGCCGTGGATACCGTGATTTACGGCGTCTCGCGTGACAGCCTGAAAAAACACGAGAACTTTCGGGCCAAACAGTGCTTTCCCTTCGAGTTGATCAGTGATCCCGATGAACAGCTCTGCCGTGCCTTTGATGTCATCAGAATGAAAAAGCTCTATGGCAAGGAGCATGAAGGCATCGAACGCAGTACCTTCCTGATCGATGCCACTGGCCGTATTGCACGCGTCTGGCGCAAGGTAAAGGTCGAGGGGCACGCCGAGGAAGTACTGGCCGCGGCACGCGCCCTGCATGCAGGCGACCCCATCACATAG
- the dapA gene encoding 4-hydroxy-tetrahydrodipicolinate synthase: MITGSIVALATPMKAGGEIDWDALRRLVEFHLEHGTDAIVAAGTTGEPTTMSVEEHFDVIRTVVETVGGRIPVIAGTGANATSEAVALARYATDVGADGCLSVCPYYNKPTQEGLYQHFKAVAEASDLPIILYNVPGRTSVDLYNETTLRLAEVDNIVGLKDATGNLERAEDLIEQLRDSDFALYSGDDPTACEFMLAGGHGVISVSANVAPKAMHDMCEAARRGEFEMAHQINTRLMPLHSALGIEANPIPVKWALNQMGLAAPGIRLPLTWLSEKYRPTVGEALQLAGVMNT; the protein is encoded by the coding sequence ATGATCACAGGCAGCATCGTCGCCCTGGCGACGCCGATGAAGGCTGGTGGCGAGATTGACTGGGACGCACTGCGTCGTCTGGTCGAATTCCACCTCGAGCACGGGACCGACGCTATCGTTGCCGCGGGGACTACCGGTGAGCCAACCACCATGTCGGTCGAGGAACATTTCGATGTCATTCGCACCGTAGTGGAAACGGTCGGGGGACGCATTCCGGTTATTGCTGGCACCGGTGCCAATGCGACCTCCGAGGCCGTGGCGCTGGCGCGCTATGCGACCGATGTTGGCGCCGATGGCTGTCTTTCGGTCTGTCCCTATTACAACAAGCCCACTCAGGAAGGGCTCTATCAGCATTTCAAGGCAGTTGCTGAAGCCAGCGATCTGCCCATCATTCTTTATAATGTGCCCGGTCGAACCAGTGTTGATCTCTATAACGAGACGACCCTGCGACTGGCCGAGGTCGACAACATTGTCGGTCTCAAGGATGCCACCGGCAATCTCGAGCGTGCCGAGGATCTGATCGAACAGCTGCGCGACAGCGACTTCGCACTCTATTCCGGAGATGACCCCACGGCCTGTGAGTTCATGCTGGCTGGTGGGCATGGGGTTATTTCGGTGTCTGCCAATGTCGCTCCCAAAGCCATGCACGACATGTGCGAAGCGGCCCGTCGTGGTGAGTTCGAAATGGCACATCAGATCAATACCCGACTGATGCCACTGCACTCGGCACTCGGGATCGAGGCCAATCCGATTCCGGTGAAGTGGGCGCTCAATCAGATGGGGCTGGCAGCCCCGGGGATCCGATTGCCGCTGACCTGGCTATCCGAAAAGTACCGACCCACGGTCGGTGAAGCTCTTCAGCTGGCAGGAGTCATGAACACATGA
- the bamC gene encoding outer membrane protein assembly factor BamC, producing MRSQYRWVMTVPLMALMAGCSGGYYYDRNAEYKAAEMSPPLELPAQRNQRLYQNAMPVPDASNDFMASDDFEAPRPQSMSSRQSRQFVESRQAQGQHWLVVNAAPGAIWPRLQSFVTQQGYQVSSVNGNEGRIVTDAGTLSVRQGLRNNSSEVYCQQQDAPNERCLNALTGFLNQQAPEGGVSMVAQNLSRNDRVRLENRGGNWQLAVALDFPRAWSEFSYQLHNNFANDDRKFVDEDRSQRVFMVRYRPAGDGGSWIPFMGGKPDLKPYRLMIDPEGDSVHMTVTDPQGGKVDPKVARSLLDAVASTLR from the coding sequence ATGAGGTCACAGTATCGCTGGGTAATGACCGTGCCCCTGATGGCACTAATGGCCGGATGTAGCGGCGGTTATTACTATGATCGCAACGCCGAATACAAGGCGGCCGAGATGTCACCCCCTCTCGAGCTGCCGGCGCAGCGCAACCAGCGGCTTTATCAGAATGCCATGCCGGTGCCCGATGCCAGCAACGATTTCATGGCCAGCGATGATTTCGAAGCGCCGCGGCCGCAATCCATGTCGTCGCGTCAGTCCCGGCAGTTCGTGGAAAGTCGTCAGGCTCAGGGACAGCACTGGCTGGTCGTCAATGCAGCCCCCGGGGCCATCTGGCCGCGATTGCAGTCTTTCGTTACCCAACAGGGTTATCAGGTGTCCAGCGTCAACGGCAATGAAGGCCGTATCGTGACTGATGCCGGCACGCTATCCGTGCGTCAGGGGCTACGCAACAACTCCAGTGAGGTGTATTGCCAGCAGCAGGATGCCCCCAATGAACGTTGCCTGAACGCGTTAACAGGCTTTCTCAACCAGCAGGCGCCCGAAGGTGGTGTCTCGATGGTGGCGCAGAACCTGTCACGCAATGATCGTGTCCGGCTTGAGAACCGTGGCGGTAACTGGCAGCTGGCGGTTGCTCTTGATTTTCCGCGCGCCTGGTCCGAGTTCTCCTACCAGCTGCACAACAATTTCGCCAACGACGACCGCAAGTTTGTGGATGAGGACCGTTCACAGCGCGTCTTCATGGTGCGTTATCGCCCGGCAGGGGATGGCGGCAGCTGGATACCCTTCATGGGTGGCAAGCCTGACCTCAAGCCCTATCGCCTGATGATCGATCCAGAGGGGGATAGCGTGCACATGACGGTCACCGATCCGCAGGGGGGCAAGGTTGATCCAAAGGTAGCCCGCTCGCTGCTGGATGCGGTGGCGTCGACGCTGCGCTGA